The Glaciimonas sp. PCH181 nucleotide sequence CGGTGAATTGATTATGACGCTTGAATCGCTGACGGATTCAGAGGCCCGCGATTGCGCGCGCCAGTTGGTGCAGGAAATTCTGGATCTGCACGGCGAAGGGCTATCGCGCATCCTCGATATTGTCGCCGACACTGGCGCTAACGGTGCCGGGAAAGCGATGCTGGACAAGCTGGCATTTGACGATAGCGTTGCCGCCTTGCTGCTGCTGCACGGTCTGCATCCGCATGATTTGACGGCACGTGTAGGGCTAGCCGTCGACGGATTACGCGGCGGATTAGGTGTGCAGGGCTTGAAAATTGACGTGATTGCGATAGACGAAGCCGCAGTAAGGCTGCGACTTTCCGGCAAATGGCACGGTAAAAACGGTGCCGCTTCCCGGATTCAAAGCGATATTGAAGCAGCGATTTTTGCGAGAGCGCCGGAGGTCGCCACGATTGACATCGAGAATCTGCCCGCTATCGACAGCGATGTGCATGAAATGAAATTTGTACCGGCCTCAGTCCTGCGCGGAAATCATGAGGGAACTCACCGCTAAAACCTGTCCGGACACGGTTGCCCGCAAGTAGGCTTTCTGCTAGAGAGGAAGGGTGAAGCGCCATGTCGCCAGTACGATCTGAAGGATGGATAGCCGGACTACGGCGGTTCACCCATGGCGCAGAACCTGAGCAGCGCTGCGAAATGTGCAGCGCCGTGATTCGCGCAGATCATCGGCACCTGATGCAAATATCGGAGCGGCGCTTGCTCTGCTGCTGTCACGCCTGTGCGGTGCTGTTCGGTAACGGAGCCGAAAATAACTATCGTCTGATCCCGACGCGTAGCCAGCAATTGACCGACGCCGATTTCGTGCTGACCGATGCGCAATGGGATACATTACAAATTCCCATCGATATTGCCTTCTTTTTCAAAAGCACGCCACTGTCGAGAGTGGTCGCGTTATACCCCGGTCCGGCTGGCACCACCGAATCTTCGCTCGATCTGTCGGCATGGGAAGAACTGCAAGCTGAAAGCCCTGTGTTGGCGGCATTAGCGCCAGATGTCGAGGCGCTTTTAATCAATCGTGCCCACGGTGCCCGCGACTATTACCGGGTGCCGATTGATCAATGCTATGCGTTGACCGGCATTATCCGCACACATTGGCATGGCCTGACCGGCGGCACCGAGGCATGGGCCGCCATTCACAGATTTTTTGTTGGTCTTCACGCTAATGCCGCCGCGCCGGAGAGGAGTTTCCATGCCTGATCTCTCTTTTCAGGTAGAAAGTGTCGAGAGTGTCCGTTGCGCAGCGGCGCCCATGCTCAATTTCAAGTTACATATCGCCAGCGCGATAGCGGGCGACGATATCGCGAACGTGATTTTGCAATGTCAAATTCAGATTGAAGCCCCACGGCGGCGCTATCAGCCCGCTGAACAGGAACGCTTGCGCGAATTATTTGGCGATCCGAACAGTGCCAGTCAAAAAATCCATTCCCTGCTGTGGACGCATGTCGGCTTGCTGGTGCCCAGGTTTCAGAATGATTGCGTAGTCGATATGCCGGTGCCTTGCAGCTACGATTTCAATGCCGCCGCAGTTAAGTTTTTTTACGCGCTTGAAGACGGCAAAGTCCCGTTGCTGTTTCAATTCAGTGGGACGATTTTTTATCGCGATGAAAATACCGGCTTACAAATCAGCCGGATTGCCTGGAGTAAAGAAGCGCAATTTTCGCTGCCCGTGCCGGTATGGCAAGAAATGATGGATCACTATTATCCCAACAGCGCATGGTTGCGTCTGGACCGTAACCAGTTCGACCGTCTCTATCAGTACAAGCGCCAGCATGGGTTGTCATCCTGGGAGCAAGCAGTGGAAAGTTTGCTGGACGGCGTTGAGGAGAATCTGCCATGAACGCCGCATCCATCAATAGCATTGTCAACGCTGTGCTGTACGAAGGCTACATGCTCTATCCCTACCGCGCTTCGTCGGTAAAAAATCGCCAACGCTGGACTTTCGGCGGCGTTTATCCGCACGCTTATAACATCGCAAATGGCGGTGCTGAATCCTGGATGATCCAGACCCAGTGTTTACTGCAAGGCGGCCCGGACACCGTGCTAATTGTGACGCCGGGCTTTCTCCATTTAATCGAACGCGAAGCTGGAGAATTAACGCCGCCCCTAGCAGCGGAACCGAACCAAACGTCGCCCGATTTACCATCGTATCGTGCTGTCGAAATATTGACGATAGACGGCAAGCGCTTTTATGCATGGCAGGAGGCGATTGAGCAGCAGATCGCAGTTGATCCGCTCGCCATCCGGGACGTAAATGCATCCGGTTTAACGCAGCGGATAACATCGTTCACTCTGGCAGGACAGCGCGAATGGGAACCGCTGCGCAATGCGCACGGCGAGATGGCGGGCGTGTTGGTGCGCACGCGTCGTTGCATCAATGGCGAAGTAGAAATACATGCCGAACTGATCGCCGAAAACCTCTATCAGATCACCGTCATTCTCCGTAATAACACGCCTTTACCGAATGCCTGCAACATCAGCCGCGACGCTGCTACGCTACAGGCGCTGGTGTCGTGTCATTTGATTCTCAGCGTAACGGATGGTCAGTTCGTGTCGTCCATTGATCCTCCGGCGGCTTTCGCTAGGAAGGTAGCCGAATGTAAAAATCATGGCGTCTGGCCGGTATTGGTGGGCGATGAAGGATCGTTCGACACGATGCTGGCTTCGCCGATCATTCTTTACGATTACCCGCAAGTCGCTCCTGAAAGTCCCGGCGACCTTTTCGATGGCACTGAAATTGATGAAATTCTGACCTTGCGGATTCTGACCATGACCGATCAGGAAAAGGCCGAAATGGCAGCCGTGGATGAGCGCTCAAGAGCCTTGCTAGAACGGACCGAAAAACTCACGCCGCAACAGTTACAGCAATTGCATGGCACGTTACGCGGACCCGGCGCTTTCCCGGCAATGGAGGAGTCTAGCCAGACTATCGGCGCGCCGTGGGAAGAGATCGACAACAAACCGCGTCTGGCTTTTTTACGCGTCAACGGCAGAGATTTGCGGGTAGGCGATCAAGTCCGGCTGCGGCCACGGGGAAACGCCGACATATTCGACCTGGCGCTGGCAGGAAAAATTGCGACTATTGAGTCGCTCGAACGGGATTTTGAGGACCGGATACACATCGCGATCACGCTCGATGACGACCCGGGACGCGATTTAGGCTTGGCGCGCATGCCTGGTCATCGTTTCTTTTTTGGACCGGAAGAAGTCGAGCCCATCGCATCAGAAGGAGCAAACACATGAGTCGCATTCTGGTCGCAGGTATCGGCAACTTATTTCTGGGCGACGACGCCTTCGGTATCGAAGTCGTGCAGCGCATGCGTGGTCGTTCCGAGCGGCAGGATGTACGCATTCAGGATTTTGGCATCTGCGGTATCGATCTGACTTACGCGCTACTTGAAGACATAGCATTGGCGATTTTGGTGGATGCCACCCAGCGTGGCGGCGCGCCGGGCAGCTTGTATTTGCTCGACGCATCGGCTTCGCTACAAAGTGATGAAGCACAGGCATCGCGACAATCAGGGCCGCCGTCATTGTTGCTTTCACCGCATGAAATGCAGCCAGACAAAGTGCTGCAAACAGTCGGCTTGCTAGGTGGAACTTGCCACCGTGTCTTGCTGGTCGGCTGCGAGCCGGAAAGTTTTGGGACAGAGTCCGATCAGGAGGGCCGGATCGGTTTGAGCGCGACCGTTGCGGCATCAGTGGAACAGGCGATCACGTTGATCGACTCATTATTGGATGCAGCGGCTAAAGATGAGGCCGAGCGTGTGGTAATGACATAGAAACTTCATAGTTAATTTTCAGGAGGCCACCATGAAAGGCTTTTTTCGTTTTTTCGTATTGCCGCTGGTCATCGTCGCGGTGACAGCGAATTTGAAGGATATCAAACGCTACATCAAAATTCGCAATATGTGAGTCTGGGTTAGCGCTATAAATGACTAAAAAACCGCAACGCATTGAATAGCCAGACAGCGATGTCAGGAGACGCAAATGGGATCGGCGCTTCACCCGGTTGAAGATCGGATGACGAAAACACAGACGGCAGGCGAAGAAATACGGGTTCGCGGCCTGGTGCAGGGCGTCGGCTTTCGCCCGAACGTGTGGCGTCTGGCGTGCGAATGCAATCTGGTTGGTGAGGTACACAACGATAGCGATGGCGTTCTCATCCATGCTTGGGGTGAGCAGGCGATGCTCAATCAATTTGTGCAACGTATTAGCACAGAAGCACCACCGTTAGCGCACATCGTCGCGCTGGAACGGCGGCGACTAACCGGGATTGCGCCTGCCGGACCGTTTCGCATCACCGCCAGCAGCAGGGGCAGGATTCGTACCGGGATAGTACCGGATGCGGCGGCTTGTGCGGCATGCATTGATGAGACCTTTAATCCTGCGCAACGGCGCTATCGCTATCCGTTCACCAATTGCACCCATTGCGGCCCGCGACTATCCATCGTGCAAGCGATTCCGTATGACCGCGACAATACCAGCATGGGCGAATTCGCGATGTGCGCAGACTGCCGTGCAGAATATACCGATCCATTGAATCGTCGCTTTCACGCGCAACCCATCGCTTGTCCGCAATGTGGTCCTAGGGTCTGGCTAGTCACAAACGACGGTTCAATCGTGCTGCCCGAAGCGGGCGAAGATGCTATCGGTTGTGTGCAGCATTTGCTGCTGGAAGGACAAATCGTCGCGATCAAAGGCTTGGGCGGCTTTCATCTGGCCTGCGATGCGACCAATGCTGAGGCGGTGTCGCGTCTGCGTAAACGTAAACACCGCGACCATAAAGCGTTTGCGCTGATGGCCCGCGATCTCGCTATGGTAGAAAATTATTGCAAGCTTTCGGCAGGAGAGCGGAAGTTGCTGGCAAGTCCCGCTGCGCCCATCGTACTATGCGACGCATTGCACAATGTCAATAGTCTGCCAGAGGCGATTGCGCCGGGACTGACTACGTTAGGGTTTATGTTGCCCTACACGCCGCTGCATCACTTATTGATGGATGGGCTGGACCGGCCAATCGTACTTAGCAGCGGCAATTTGAGTGACGAGCCGCAATGCACGACCAATCAGGATGCGCAACAGCGACTGGCCGGGATCGCCGATTACTTGTTGCTGCATGATCGCGATATCGTTAATCGGCTCGATGATTCTGTCGTGCGATTCATGGACGGTACGCCGCATTTACTGCGTCGGGCGCGTGGCTATGCGCCAGCACCGCTGCCGTTGCCGCCCGGATTTAAAGCAGCGCCGCCGATTTTGGCGATGGGCGGAGCGCTAAAAAACACGTTTTGTCTGATTGCAGAAGGACAAGCAATCCTCTCGCCGCATCAAGGCGATCTGGAGGATGCCGCCACGCAACGCGACTATGGGCGCAATTTGGCGCTGTTTCGACATTTGTACGAGCACGGACCAAAAATGATCGCCGTCGATAACCATCCGGATTATGCCTCGACCAGACGCGGCCTGAGATTGGCTGAGCAAGATGGTTTACCCATCGCATGGATTCAGCATCATCACGCCCATGTCGCAAGTTGCCTTGCAGAAAACGGGCAAGCACTGAATGCACCGCCGGTGCTGGGAATCGTGCTCGACGGGATGGGAATGGGCGAAGAAAACGAACTCTGGGGCGGTGAATTTCTGCTGGCCGACTATCGCGCTTTCCGTCGATTGGCACGCTTCAAGCCGATAGCGTTGATCGGTGGCGAAAAGGCGATGCACGAGCCTTGGCGTTGTACCTACGCGCATTTGGCGGTGGCAATTGGCTGGCCAGCAATCCGCGATACTTACGGCGATCTGGCATTAACGCGATTTATGGAAAGTAAGCCGCTAGCAACTTTAGACGCCATGCTGGCGCACGGAATCAATTGTCCTGTTGCCAGTTCCTGCGGAAGATTATTCGATGCAGTCGCGGGCGCGATAGACGTCTGTCGCGAGCGAACCAGCTACGAAGGGCAAGCTGCCATTGCGCTGGAAGGGTTGGCAACCAACGTAGCGCGGCAATGGGCAGACAATGCTGCGGCCTATCCCTTTGCCCTGACTGGCGATGGCGATGGCGATGGCGAAGCAATCATGGAAATCGACCCTGCGTCGATGTGGCAAGCGCTGCTGCGCGATCTTGCCGATCACACGGCGGCAGGAATTATCGCGGCACGTTTTCACTTTGGGTTAGCAAAGGCCGTCGTGGATACGGCACGACGATGCGCTGCATCGGTCGGTCCCCGGTCGGTTGGGCCGACTACGGTTGCCCTTTCCGGCGGCGTATTTCAAAACCGCATCCTGTTTGAACAAGTTGCGCTTGGACTTCGGGTACATGGATTTACGGTCCTTAGCCAGCAGCAGGTTCCCGCTAACGATGGCGGCTTATCGCTGGGGCAGGCAGCAATTGCAGCGGCTCGGGCGATTGACGTTTCTCATAGGATGCACAACGGAGGCAAGCCATGTGCTTAGGTATCCCGGGCCAGATCGTGGAGATCATCGATGCCGAAAACTATCTGGCGACCGTCCAGATCGCAGGCGTGCGGCGGACGATCAATATTGTATGCGTGGTCGATGATACGCATCCGGCGTCAGAATGCGTTGGCGACTGGGTATTGGTGCATGTCGGTTTCGCCATGAGTCGTATCGATGAAATTGAGGCGGCCAAGACGCTGGCGTTGCTCAATGAATTGGGCGAAATGCAGCTGGAAATGCAAGCTATGCAGGTTAGCGGGATGCAGTAGATGCATACCCCTCGCTAGCTAAAAAGGAGAATTGTGATGTCCGATGAAGCGCTTAAATCCTTATATCCGTTCTTGCACGGCGCCAAGCATGATGTGCAAGGACTGGATACGGCATTGCTGGAATCGGTCAAGCAAAAGGCAGCGCACAGTATCGACACCAAATATCGCTTCTTTGAGGAAAATGGCACGCAGGTGGTGGCAGTGGCGCGGGCGATTGCGCGCACTTATTTGCAAGGCGGACGCTTATACACCATGGGCAACGGCGGCTCTAGCTGTGACGCGGCGCATATCGCGGTAGAATTTTTACACCCGGTCACCGCCGGACGGCCAGCGCTGGCGGCCATCAATCTGGTCGCCGATACAGCGATGATGACTGCGGTCGGGAATGATGTCGGCTATAACCATATTTTCGTGCGCCAGATCATTGCGTTGGGCCGCCGTGACGATACCGTAATCGGTGTTTCTACCAGCGGCAATTCGGCTAATCTGCTGGCTGCTTTCATTAGGGCCAAAGAAATGGGCATGACCACGATTGGACTGGCCGGGATGGATGGCGGACGAATGGCCATCAGCCGCGATGTGGATTACTGCCTGACGGTGCGCACTGACAGCATCCATCGAATTCAGGAAACCCATGTTGCCATCTACCATATCCTCTGGGATTTGGTGCATACACTGCTGGCAGATGAGCGCGGCGGCCTTGCCAAGGGGGCGCAGCCATGAAATATGTCGATGAATTCCGTGATCCGATCAAAGCCAAAA carries:
- a CDS encoding NifU family protein is translated as MSAIAVRSGQDRIGELIMTLESLTDSEARDCARQLVQEILDLHGEGLSRILDIVADTGANGAGKAMLDKLAFDDSVAALLLLHGLHPHDLTARVGLAVDGLRGGLGVQGLKIDVIAIDEAAVRLRLSGKWHGKNGAASRIQSDIEAAIFARAPEVATIDIENLPAIDSDVHEMKFVPASVLRGNHEGTHR
- a CDS encoding SIS domain-containing protein gives rise to the protein MSDEALKSLYPFLHGAKHDVQGLDTALLESVKQKAAHSIDTKYRFFEENGTQVVAVARAIARTYLQGGRLYTMGNGGSSCDAAHIAVEFLHPVTAGRPALAAINLVADTAMMTAVGNDVGYNHIFVRQIIALGRRDDTVIGVSTSGNSANLLAAFIRAKEMGMTTIGLAGMDGGRMAISRDVDYCLTVRTDSIHRIQETHVAIYHILWDLVHTLLADERGGLAKGAQP
- the hypF gene encoding carbamoyltransferase HypF, coding for MGSALHPVEDRMTKTQTAGEEIRVRGLVQGVGFRPNVWRLACECNLVGEVHNDSDGVLIHAWGEQAMLNQFVQRISTEAPPLAHIVALERRRLTGIAPAGPFRITASSRGRIRTGIVPDAAACAACIDETFNPAQRRYRYPFTNCTHCGPRLSIVQAIPYDRDNTSMGEFAMCADCRAEYTDPLNRRFHAQPIACPQCGPRVWLVTNDGSIVLPEAGEDAIGCVQHLLLEGQIVAIKGLGGFHLACDATNAEAVSRLRKRKHRDHKAFALMARDLAMVENYCKLSAGERKLLASPAAPIVLCDALHNVNSLPEAIAPGLTTLGFMLPYTPLHHLLMDGLDRPIVLSSGNLSDEPQCTTNQDAQQRLAGIADYLLLHDRDIVNRLDDSVVRFMDGTPHLLRRARGYAPAPLPLPPGFKAAPPILAMGGALKNTFCLIAEGQAILSPHQGDLEDAATQRDYGRNLALFRHLYEHGPKMIAVDNHPDYASTRRGLRLAEQDGLPIAWIQHHHAHVASCLAENGQALNAPPVLGIVLDGMGMGEENELWGGEFLLADYRAFRRLARFKPIALIGGEKAMHEPWRCTYAHLAVAIGWPAIRDTYGDLALTRFMESKPLATLDAMLAHGINCPVASSCGRLFDAVAGAIDVCRERTSYEGQAAIALEGLATNVARQWADNAAAYPFALTGDGDGDGEAIMEIDPASMWQALLRDLADHTAAGIIAARFHFGLAKAVVDTARRCAASVGPRSVGPTTVALSGGVFQNRILFEQVALGLRVHGFTVLSQQQVPANDGGLSLGQAAIAAARAIDVSHRMHNGGKPCA
- a CDS encoding HypC/HybG/HupF family hydrogenase formation chaperone → MCLGIPGQIVEIIDAENYLATVQIAGVRRTINIVCVVDDTHPASECVGDWVLVHVGFAMSRIDEIEAAKTLALLNELGEMQLEMQAMQVSGMQ
- a CDS encoding DUF5947 family protein, whose protein sequence is MSPVRSEGWIAGLRRFTHGAEPEQRCEMCSAVIRADHRHLMQISERRLLCCCHACAVLFGNGAENNYRLIPTRSQQLTDADFVLTDAQWDTLQIPIDIAFFFKSTPLSRVVALYPGPAGTTESSLDLSAWEELQAESPVLAALAPDVEALLINRAHGARDYYRVPIDQCYALTGIIRTHWHGLTGGTEAWAAIHRFFVGLHANAAAPERSFHA
- a CDS encoding DUF6084 family protein — its product is MPDLSFQVESVESVRCAAAPMLNFKLHIASAIAGDDIANVILQCQIQIEAPRRRYQPAEQERLRELFGDPNSASQKIHSLLWTHVGLLVPRFQNDCVVDMPVPCSYDFNAAAVKFFYALEDGKVPLLFQFSGTIFYRDENTGLQISRIAWSKEAQFSLPVPVWQEMMDHYYPNSAWLRLDRNQFDRLYQYKRQHGLSSWEQAVESLLDGVEENLP
- a CDS encoding hydrogenase maturation protease, with translation MSRILVAGIGNLFLGDDAFGIEVVQRMRGRSERQDVRIQDFGICGIDLTYALLEDIALAILVDATQRGGAPGSLYLLDASASLQSDEAQASRQSGPPSLLLSPHEMQPDKVLQTVGLLGGTCHRVLLVGCEPESFGTESDQEGRIGLSATVAASVEQAITLIDSLLDAAAKDEAERVVMT